One genomic segment of Rhizobium gallicum bv. gallicum R602sp includes these proteins:
- a CDS encoding acetamidase/formamidase family protein encodes MTTHHFVATSFHNVIGTIPAALKVASGDIVITRTIDAAGYDEEDVQRATGPNPMIGPIFVEGAEPGDSLRVEILEMTPTRDIGFTRSVVAANVIDPETVRDLPRSDKTLWEIDRQAMTVRLKEPVAGIENLVLPLSPMVGCFGVAPSLGQAISTATSGEHGGNMDYRVFGPGTTVWFPIFSPGALFFLGDCHAIQGDGEIVGTGVETTFEVTVRLSVEKAKPMSWPRAETADDIITVGNARPLDQALQHATTEMLTVLITDYKLTRVAASHLLGQVVRYDIGNVFDPAYTVACRVAKKWLPSR; translated from the coding sequence ATGACGACCCATCATTTTGTCGCCACTTCATTTCACAATGTCATCGGGACAATACCCGCCGCGCTGAAGGTGGCAAGCGGCGATATCGTCATCACCCGCACAATCGACGCGGCGGGTTATGATGAGGAAGACGTCCAGCGCGCGACCGGTCCGAATCCAATGATCGGTCCGATTTTCGTTGAAGGTGCCGAGCCCGGAGATTCGCTCAGAGTTGAAATTCTGGAAATGACACCTACTAGAGATATTGGCTTCACGCGAAGTGTTGTGGCGGCGAACGTTATTGATCCCGAAACAGTTCGCGATCTTCCGAGGTCTGATAAGACGCTTTGGGAAATCGATCGGCAGGCGATGACCGTGAGACTGAAAGAACCGGTTGCGGGCATCGAAAACTTGGTTCTACCTCTGTCACCCATGGTTGGGTGCTTCGGTGTTGCCCCCAGTCTCGGTCAGGCAATCTCGACTGCGACAAGCGGCGAGCACGGTGGGAATATGGACTATCGCGTCTTCGGTCCAGGGACGACAGTCTGGTTTCCCATATTCTCTCCCGGCGCTCTGTTCTTCCTCGGCGATTGTCACGCGATCCAAGGCGATGGTGAAATCGTCGGCACTGGCGTTGAAACGACCTTTGAGGTGACCGTGAGGCTATCAGTCGAAAAGGCCAAGCCGATGTCGTGGCCGAGGGCTGAAACAGCGGACGACATCATCACGGTTGGAAACGCAAGGCCGTTGGATCAGGCGCTGCAGCACGCAACGACCGAAATGCTGACTGTCCTAATCACGGACTATAAACTGACGAGAGTAGCGGCGAGTCACCTCCTCGGCCAGGTCGTCCGATACGATATCGGCAACGTGTTTGATCCTGCCTATACGGTCGCCTGCCGGGTCGCGAAGAAGTGGCTTCCGTCTCGTTGA
- a CDS encoding 3-keto-5-aminohexanoate cleavage protein gives MEDNIYLSKGVLVERNAQLVSRAAELIRGLGAQLATTSEAREMLAVGPPGVLPVHDHVAARARPSPTVSNLEKGYPCRMHPVRAAGTIFRIARN, from the coding sequence ATGGAAGACAACATCTACCTTTCAAAGGGTGTGCTTGTTGAGCGGAACGCCCAGCTCGTGTCGCGCGCCGCAGAACTCATCCGCGGGCTAGGCGCGCAGCTGGCGACTACGTCCGAAGCCCGGGAAATGCTCGCTGTAGGCCCGCCTGGAGTGTTGCCTGTTCACGACCACGTGGCCGCTCGAGCGCGGCCTTCCCCAACCGTTTCCAACTTAGAGAAAGGATACCCATGTCGTATGCATCCGGTGAGGGCCGCAGGTACCATATTTCGGATAGCCAGAAACTGA
- a CDS encoding AAA family ATPase, with the protein MKLKTARVMNYRSIKDTGVIDFEREKTILVGPNEAGKSAILQAIQQLHRPKDVAPLDALRDYPRSLYNDITKGKVDPATVPVVEATFELDEDDRDAVPESFRDKITTYSFTRLLNNKGLHSTNLPRTGVSLTDVQKNLDRIAANSDNKSFAETGTETTKSLDELTRVLEGVHRTRDLSKDDRSKIRVWLKKNLNAIEDGSAVEKSYDAAMASLDEGDALDDVLATLEARMPVFVLSNNYFRVRPRIHLAHLHERQSKKLMDDDKYDYGNLCLLKLLGFTAQELATAGTVTDQQRQDGSQQNLATIERKTDERHYQLDAASAMLTREIRSIWNPDPTRAEADRLRVFADGQYLKVVVEDDLGVSVELDQRSEGFQWLVSFFVVFFAEAQDNYSNAILLLDEPGVSLHALKQREFQKTISRLAENNQTIFTTHSPFLVGSGELELVRVVEMTDRSVGTKVHTTITSNDPAGLLPLQEALGYDLAQSLFTKKKNFILEGLTDYWYIDAVSSLLEAAERTHLDSKIAMIPAGTASKIAYFATILHANSLKVAALLDSDRAGDTVAGHDVLTHTLKQKALLRTDDFLISKVKTSEIEDLLRTTLIEVAEGEFGVDVGAAAAKSADRPIVDIFTKEIKDFKKYRLAKAFLRWSKDHSANDLTSDEVKQFEALFTAVNKALA; encoded by the coding sequence GTGAAGCTCAAAACTGCGCGGGTCATGAATTATCGCAGCATCAAGGACACCGGAGTCATCGATTTCGAGCGTGAGAAGACCATCCTCGTTGGACCCAACGAGGCAGGAAAATCAGCGATCCTTCAAGCAATTCAACAACTGCACCGTCCAAAGGACGTCGCGCCTCTCGATGCGCTGCGAGACTATCCGCGGTCACTCTACAACGACATCACCAAGGGCAAAGTAGACCCCGCCACAGTGCCCGTCGTAGAGGCGACGTTCGAACTCGACGAGGATGACCGCGATGCGGTCCCAGAATCCTTTCGCGACAAGATCACAACCTACTCGTTCACCAGGTTGCTGAATAATAAGGGCCTTCACAGCACCAACCTGCCCAGAACTGGCGTTTCACTGACCGACGTCCAGAAGAACCTGGACAGGATCGCTGCCAATTCCGACAATAAGAGTTTCGCGGAAACCGGCACGGAGACGACCAAATCGCTCGACGAGCTGACACGGGTGCTGGAGGGAGTGCATCGCACACGCGATCTCTCGAAGGACGATCGTTCGAAAATCCGGGTATGGTTGAAGAAGAACCTCAATGCCATCGAAGACGGTTCGGCGGTCGAGAAGTCCTACGATGCGGCGATGGCCTCGTTGGACGAAGGCGACGCACTAGACGATGTGCTGGCAACGCTCGAAGCGCGCATGCCTGTATTCGTCCTGTCGAACAATTATTTCAGGGTTCGTCCCCGCATTCACCTGGCGCATCTCCACGAGCGGCAATCCAAGAAGCTCATGGACGATGACAAGTACGATTATGGGAACCTTTGCCTCCTGAAACTGCTCGGATTCACGGCGCAGGAGCTGGCAACGGCAGGCACTGTAACCGATCAACAGCGGCAGGACGGCAGTCAGCAGAACCTTGCGACCATCGAGCGGAAAACCGATGAGCGTCACTATCAGCTCGACGCAGCCAGCGCCATGCTCACCAGGGAAATCCGCTCGATCTGGAATCCCGATCCAACCCGCGCCGAGGCCGACAGACTCCGGGTCTTCGCCGACGGTCAGTATCTCAAAGTCGTGGTTGAAGACGATCTCGGCGTATCGGTCGAGCTTGATCAGCGCTCCGAGGGCTTCCAGTGGTTGGTTTCGTTCTTCGTCGTGTTCTTCGCCGAGGCACAGGACAACTACAGCAATGCGATCCTTCTGCTCGATGAACCCGGCGTCAGCTTGCACGCCCTGAAGCAGCGAGAGTTCCAGAAGACGATCTCCCGCCTGGCGGAGAACAACCAGACCATCTTCACCACCCATTCTCCGTTCCTGGTCGGCAGCGGCGAACTTGAACTGGTCCGGGTGGTCGAGATGACCGATCGGAGTGTCGGCACGAAAGTACACACGACCATCACCTCCAACGATCCCGCTGGCCTCCTACCCCTTCAGGAGGCGCTCGGCTACGATCTGGCCCAGAGCCTGTTCACCAAGAAGAAGAATTTCATCCTCGAGGGGCTGACCGACTACTGGTATATCGACGCCGTATCATCGCTTCTTGAGGCCGCGGAGAGGACGCACCTCGATAGCAAGATTGCAATGATCCCGGCGGGCACTGCCAGCAAGATCGCGTACTTTGCGACCATCCTCCATGCTAACAGCCTGAAGGTGGCGGCACTACTGGACTCGGACAGGGCGGGCGACACCGTTGCGGGCCACGACGTGCTGACCCACACGCTCAAGCAGAAGGCACTCCTCAGAACCGACGACTTCCTCATCTCCAAAGTGAAGACCTCCGAAATCGAGGACCTTCTTCGCACGACCTTGATCGAAGTCGCCGAGGGCGAGTTCGGTGTCGATGTCGGGGCGGCAGCAGCAAAAAGCGCCGATAGACCAATCGTCGATATCTTCACCAAGGAGATTAAGGACTTCAAGAAGTACCGTCTCGCCAAGGCATTCTTGAGATGGAGCAAAGATCACTCCGCGAACGACCTTACGAGTGATGAGGTCAAGCAATTCGAAGCCCTCTTCACAGCGGTGAACAAGGCTCTCGCGTGA